The DNA region TCATGCTGCTCAACGAAGGACTCGTCACGCGCATCGCCGATCACTCCCAGCGCAATCCGCGGCGCATCAAGAAGCTGATCAACGGCTTCGTGCTGGAGGTCGGACTCAACCCGCTGTGGCGGGACTTCGTGTCCCAGGCCGCCGACACCGTGGTCAGCGCTCTCGTACTCCAGTACCTCTACCCGGACTTCTACCGGATGCTGGTCGGCCGGGTCGGCGCGGACGGCGACGTGCTCAACGAGTTCCAGACGTACCGTCAGGTGAGGCTCAGGCTCCTGGAGGTCGACGGCGACGCGGCGAGCGACGAGGAGGTCGTGCGCTTCTTCGCGGAACACCAGGTACGGCAGCCGCTGCTCGGGAACTCCGGCGCATGGGCTGAGAACCTGTCCGAGCTGGAAGCACAACTGCCCAGCGGCTTCCCGGAGTTGGCCAGTGACCGTGGATTCACGTCCCTGGTCGACGACTTGATGAACGAGCCGGAGGCGGAAGAGCTGATCAACCGGCTCCGGCAGCAGCCGCTCCAGAGCGCGGCCGAGCCCGCCGCGCCGCAGCCGGAGCCGTATGCCCCGGGGTACCAGTCGTACCCCGTTCCGCAGGCCTACCAGCCGTATCAGGGGATGCACGCGCCCCAGGGGCTGAACGCGCCCCAGGGGATGCAGGCGTACCCGCCGTACCAGTCGTATCCGCCTCTTCCGCCCGAGCCGACCGGCACCGCGGACGGCTCCAGGGGGCGCACCGCGCCGGCGCTGGAGGGCATGCACATCCTCTGGATCGACGACAGCCCGGACACCGTGGAACTGGACGTACGGGCGCTGCGCCGGGCAGGCGCGTCGGTCGAGGTGGTGGAGGACCGGGCGGAGGCGGAGCGCCGTCTCGCGGGGGAGGACCACGACTTGCTGATCTCGGACATCACCCGCGGTGCCGACCGGGAGGGGGGGTTCAAGGACGTCGAAGGTCTCGCGCGTGGCAACTTCTACACGGGCCCGGTGATCTTCTACACGGGCAGGGTCACGCCCGCCCGCGAGGCACGAGCCGAGGAGTTGGGCGCCGGGATCACGGCGAGCCCCGACATGCTCCAGCGGTTGGTCGCCAGGGTCGCGGCGGGGCGCGATTCGCGCGTCGACCCGCAGGCCCAGTCACAGTCGCCGTCGCAGGTGCCGTCACAGGCGCAGACGCCGCCTGCGTAGGGCCAGTTGCGGGGTGCGACCAGCGCAACGACGGCCGTTGCCACGGGTGTTGGCGGCACGCCGAATCCCTGCCCCCTTCGGGACGCCGCAGCCTGACCGCTCCCGATACCGCTCCCTATATCCTGTCTTCCAGGATATGCTGCCGCCATGGCATCGAGAGGTTTGACGCAGACGGCGTTCTTCGTCCTCGTCGCACTGACCGACGAGCCGCGCCACGGCTACGGCATCGTGCAGGAGGTCGACGCGCTCTCCGGCGGCCGCGTGCAGCTCCGGATCGGCACGCTCTACGGAGTCCTGGACCGGCTGGCGGCGGACGAGTTGATCGAGCTGGACCGGGAGGAGGCGCACCAGGGACGCCTGCGGCGCTACTACCGGCTGACGGACGCCGGTGAGGCGGCGCTCTCGGAGGAGGCGGAGCGCATGGCGGAAGGAGCGCGCACGGCGGCCCGGCGAGTGGAGGGCCGCCGCGGGGGAGCCACGGGGAAGCAGCCGCCCGCCGCCTCGCCCCCGCACGGGCACGTACGCCCCGGCCTCGCCGGAGGCGGCGCATGACCTCGCTGCTGGAGAAGCGCTACCGCAGGGTGCTGCGCATGCTGCCCGCGTCCTATCGCGCCCAGCGCGAGGAGGAGATCGTCGACACCTATCTCCAGGACTTCGACGAGTACGAGCAGGACGAACTGCGGCCCACCTGGCGGGAGGTGGCCAGCATCGCCGCGCTCGCCGTACGGACCCGGACGGGCGGTGCGGGCGCCGCTCCCCGCCATGTCCTCGCCGGTGCGACCGTGCGGCTGTTCGCGCTGCTGAGCATCCTGCTGCACGGCGCACGCGAACTCACCGACCGCGCCCTCGCGTTGGCCTACGTCAGCGGGGCGCCCGCCCGCGACCGCGACTTGTTCCTCGGCGTCTTCGACGGCCAGCAGGGCGTGCTCTCAGGTGTGCGCGAGACCCTTCTGTGGCTGCTGCCGCTGTGCTGGGTTGCGGCGTACGCGGCGCTGCTCCGGGACC from Streptomyces marispadix includes:
- a CDS encoding PadR family transcriptional regulator; the encoded protein is MASRGLTQTAFFVLVALTDEPRHGYGIVQEVDALSGGRVQLRIGTLYGVLDRLAADELIELDREEAHQGRLRRYYRLTDAGEAALSEEAERMAEGARTAARRVEGRRGGATGKQPPAASPPHGHVRPGLAGGGA
- a CDS encoding P-loop NTPase fold protein, coding for MAGYNPLQFSLINDEPVTDAESDLLGARDPAQQLAALLVASRTSTPFTLAVDSGWGTGKSSLMRLVDKELTEVHGARTVWYNAWTSTDADRPDTLEGLIKSVLMRFDKRIVRRVIQSFSERRTLRAFCRAVFVLLVGVLGLAPLVNRLWKEFSVSPQARNATRQAIRTAVEERVENGDFSPRELLVVFIDDLDRCSEETVLAVCEAVKVYLDVPGLAFVIGCDRSALSSNGLLRDLSPAGSAFMEKIFQTTFRIPVPDSDGIEDFVRRCARDSGILMLLNEGLVTRIADHSQRNPRRIKKLINGFVLEVGLNPLWRDFVSQAADTVVSALVLQYLYPDFYRMLVGRVGADGDVLNEFQTYRQVRLRLLEVDGDAASDEEVVRFFAEHQVRQPLLGNSGAWAENLSELEAQLPSGFPELASDRGFTSLVDDLMNEPEAEELINRLRQQPLQSAAEPAAPQPEPYAPGYQSYPVPQAYQPYQGMHAPQGLNAPQGMQAYPPYQSYPPLPPEPTGTADGSRGRTAPALEGMHILWIDDSPDTVELDVRALRRAGASVEVVEDRAEAERRLAGEDHDLLISDITRGADREGGFKDVEGLARGNFYTGPVIFYTGRVTPAREARAEELGAGITASPDMLQRLVARVAAGRDSRVDPQAQSQSPSQVPSQAQTPPA